The DNA segment CAGCAGCGCGGTGCAGCCCGCGGCGGTCATCTGGAGAGCCAATTTCATGGGCGGAAGTATGGCGTTCCCTGCCGGTTTGGCAAAGCATTGTTAAATTGACCGTATTTTTTGAAACCCTTTGTGTGGAAAATCGGCTTTTGGGATGGAACCGGCGGGAATGAGGGCTCCGTGTTTTCCGGAATTGGCGGAGGCGCCGCGAACCTATTGCAAGAGTAGGGCGGGGATGGACAGTATCCGTATCAACCCATGAAAGAATCCGCCGAAATTCCTTCGTTCCGCCGCCGGGACGTCATCAAGACCCTCGTTTTCAGCAGTGCCGCGCTCGGCACCGGCTGGCCGGGCCGGGCTGTTGCGGCCTCGCCGGAGCTGAAGTTCGGAAAGGATGGCGTCCACTTCCTCGCTGTCGGCGATTTCGGGACCGGGAACGCGGCGCAGAAGCAGGTGGCGGAGCGGATGAACGAGTTCGCCGGCAAGTTGGGGAGCCCCTTGGCCGCGGTCCTTGCCCTGGGCGATAATTTCTACAACCACCTGGAACCCGCGCGGTTCGGTCCGGGTTTCGAGGAGATGTATTCGAAGGAGCACCTCGATGTCCCCTTCTACGCCTGCCTGGGGAACCACGACTACGGTCCGTCCTATGACTCGAAGCAGGGTCGGGCGAAGGCGGACATGCAGCTTGAGTATGCGAAGGCGAACCCCACCTCCCGCTGGAAGATGCCGGCGAAATGGTACGCGGAGGAGTTCTCCGCCGCCGGGAAGCCGCTGGTGAAGATCATTTACCTCGACTCGAACAACTTCGAGGGGGCGCTCACCCCTCAGGAAAAGGTGGACCAGAAGCGCTGGCTGGAAGCGGAACTGAAAAAGGAAACCAAAGCGAAGTGGACGTGGGTGGTGAGCCACTATCCGGTCTTTTCCGACACCACAAAAAGGAAGGACAACCAGGGCCTGATCAAAAGCTGGGGTGGTTACTTCCAGGAGAACCCGATCTCGCTCTACCTCTCCGGCCACGACCACAACCTTCAGCACCTCCAGGTGGAGGGCTACCAGCCCAGCTTCCTCGTCTCCGGCGGTGGCGGGGCGAAGCTCTATGAGATCACGGACACCGGCCGGGGATTCTCCAGGCCGATCCTCGGCTTCAACCACATCCATGTGAATGATGAGCGCATCCTGGTCCAGCTCATCGACGGTGATGGCAACCGGATGCACGCGTTCGAAAAATCCCACAAGGGAGACATCAAGATCCTGAAGGCCTGATGAAACTGTCCGCCTTTCTCTGCTGGTTGGGACTCGCGGTGGTGGCCGCCGCTTCGCCGTGGCCCGTCGATGAACTGAAGAAGGTGCCCCTTTCCCAAGAGCTGCCAGACAAGGCGGTGGATGGGGTGAAGGCGGTTTTCATCGATGGTCCCGGTTATTCCGAACCGGGCAAACCGACCCGATTTTTCGCTTACTACGGCATCCCGGAAGTGGCGGCTGGGGAGAAGGTGCCGGCGATGGTGCTGGTCCACGGCGGCGGTGGCTCGGCATTCACTTCATGGGTGAAGCTGTGGGTGGACCGCGGCTACGCGGCGATCTCCATGGATACCTGCGGCTCGGTCAGCGGGGGTGGTTACAGAAATCATCCCCGCCATCCCTTGGGAGGCCCTCCGGGGTGGGGCGGCTTCGACCAGATCGGACAGCCACTGGAGGATCAGTGGACGTATCACGCCGTTTCGGATGTCATGCTGGCCCATTCGTGGATCCGGGCGCAGGACGGAGTGGATGCGGAGAAGACGGGAATCACCGGCATCTCGTGGGGTGGCTATCTCACCTGCATCACCGCCGGGGTGGATGACCGGTTCAAGTTCGCGGTGCCAGTGTACGGCTGCGGATTCCTAACGGACAATTCCGCCTGGCTGGATGCCTTCGGAAGGATGGGGCCGGAGAACAAGGAGAAGTGGCGGGCGAACTGGGACCCCTCCATCTACCTGCCGCAGGCGAAGATGCCGATGCTGTGGGTCACGGGGACCAATGACTTCGCCTTTCCCATGGACTCCCTCCAGCGATCCTACCAGCAGCCGCAGGGTGACCGCTTCCTCGCCATCCGGCCACGAATGCCCCACGGCCATGGAGCGGCGGGGGAGGCACCGGCGGAGATCCATGCAATGGCGGATGCGGTTCTGAAAGGTGGCCCCGCCATGGCGAGGGTGGCTCTCGGTAAGCGGGATGGCCGGAAGGTTTCCGCGACATGGACCGGTGGCGGGAAGATGGTTTCCGCGGCGCTCAACTACACCACGGACGAAGGGCAGTGGCAGAAGCGCGTGTGGAAGGAAATCCCCGCGACGCCCGGCGATGGCCGCGTGGAGGCGGAACTGCCGGAAGACACGAAGGTCTATTACTTCAACCTGCAGGATGGGACGGGACTCGTTGCCAGCAGCGAACACGAAACCTTATGAAAGCCATCTGCCTGTTCCTCCTTTCCGCCGTATCCGCCATCGGGGCGGTCCATGAGGTGGCGGATTTCAAAGCTCTGGAGAACGCCTGCGCGACCGCGTTGCCCGGCGACGAGATCGTCATCGCAAAGGGGACGTACCGCATCACCGGCAACTCCAGGATCTGGATCACCGGACGTCCCGGGCAGGTCACGGTAAGCGGCGCGACGGGAAAGCCGCAGGACGTCATCATCGAGGGGGACGGGCAGGACGCCAAGTCGGTGCAGATGATTTTCGAACTCACCGATTCCCCGAAGTGGACGTTCCGGGACCTGACGGTGCGGAATTCCTACTATCATGGCTTCAAGTTCAATGCCTCTTCCACCGACTGCGTCCTGCGGAACGTGGTGATGCGCGACCACGGTGAGTCCGGGGTCAAGGGCACCAGTGATCCGGACAAGGGCCACTACCCGGACCGCCTGCTGGTGGATGGATGTGACATCGGTTTCACGAAGAAGACCGGGGGTACCCGCAGCGTGGTGGAGGGAATCGACGGGGTGGCCGTGAAGGACTGGGTCATCCGCAACAGCCGCTTCGTGAACGTGCAGAAAAACGGCGGCCCCGCCTATGGCGCGTTCACCAAGGGCAACTCGCTGGATACGGTCATCGAGGGCAACCGCTTCGAGAACTGCTTCATCGGCGCGTCGTTCGGCGGTGGCGGCACCGGTCCGGCCTACTTCCGGGATCACGACCGCTCGCTGGAGCATCGCTGGGGGGTGATCCGGAACAATGTCTTCATCAACTGCACGGACGCCGCCATCTACATCAACAAGGGGAACTCCTGCCTCATCGAAGGCAATCGGATGACCGGCTGCGGGATGAACATCCAGCTCCGCTTTCCCGAGACGACCGGTTGGGTGAAGGAGGGGAATGTCACGGACAACGAGAAGCAACCGTTGGTCCACCTCAGGGACGGGGCGGTGCTGCTCAAGGGGGAACCACCCGTGGGGAAGCCGTAGGAGATTTTCCGTAGCGGGATGGCTGCGCCATCACGGTTGGGTGGATGGGTGCCATCTCCGATTCCAATGCGTCATGGATGCCATCATTTCTCCGGACGGAGCCGCAGGGATGTCAGTGGATCTCCCCAACCGGAATGGCGCAGCCATTCCGCTACCCGGGCAGCCAGATGTCGCGGCTATTCCAGCTCGAGGGTCCTGGTCGGGAGCGGCGGCGGACCCTTTCCTCCCGTCGGCGGTTCGACGTCGATGTCATGCTCGAACAGCTCCATCGCCGTCTTCGCGACCTTGACGGTGTCGTAGAACGCGTAAGCTCCCACACCGAGGGCGCCGACCACCGGCAGCCAGCGGGAGACCGCCTTGCCGAGCGATTTCTGGGTGATCTTCACGCCGATCTTCTTCGCGATCTTCTCCAGCACCTTTGGTGAAAGCTGGCGCACCAGGTAGCGGTCACCCACGCGCACGACGACATCCCGCACGGCCATGGCCGCACCGTGGCGGAACAGGCAGTAGACCATCTGCTCCCGGGACAAAGCCGCGGTCTTACCGTAGGCCCCGGCGATGTCGGCCACCATCTGGGTCTGGATCTTCCACATGGTATGCAGCTCCGGCAGGATGGTCAGCCAGCCGATGGGGCCGGGTGGCAGGGCCAGTGCTCCGGCGGCGGCCGCCGCTTTCGCCGCCGCGGCATTCGCGATCGCTTGTGCGCTCTGGTGGGGCGTGATGCTTTCCGACTGCTTGGTCTCGGGGATCTTGCCGAGGAACTTCAGGATCGCGTTGGCGATCTTGTGGCCCGGCTGGTCGGGATCGGGGATGACGGGGAGGTTGTCCATTTCACATTTTCGCGAACACCAGTCCGGTGCGCGACGGAATATAGACATGGAGCCGGCCATCCGCATCCACGGGATAGTCGAATGAATGGTCAACCCGGCCGTGCCCGCCGAAGTCCCGCGCATCGCTGTCCAGGACGAGCTTCCGCGTCTCCGTCCCGGGGACGGAGAAGGTGAAATCGAAGACGGACTGGCTGACGGAGAAGCTCAGGACGAAAACGAGGTTCGCCCGTTCGAAGCAGAGGATCTTCCGCTCGCGGTCCACGTGGAGATACTGGGCGGGGGCGGCGGCGAGCAGGTTGGTCTCCCGCGCCAGGGTGATGAGCGCGCGGTCGAAGTCGGACAACCAGTGGTATTTCAGTTCCGGGTTGTCCATCAGCGACCACTGCCTGCGGCAATGGTGGTAGGACCAGCCGTTGCCCTCGCGCGGGAAGTCGATCCACTCCGGATGACCGAACTCGTTGCCCATGAAATTCAGCCAGCCCTCACCGCCGACGGCCAGGGTGATCAGACGGATCAGCTTGTGGATGGCGACGCCGCGTTCCACCACAGGGTTCCGGTCCTCCTTCCCCATATGGAAGTACATCTCCTGGTCCATCAGGCGGAAGGCGAGCGTCTTGTCCCCCACCAGCGCCTGGTCATGGCTTTCCGCGTAGGCGATGGTCTTCTCCCCGTAGCGGCGGTTCGCGAGGATGCCGAAGATTTCATCCATGTCCCAGTCCTCGTCGCGGCTGTGCTTCAGCAGCTTGATCCAGTGGTCAGGGATGCCCATGGCGAGGCGGTGGGTGAAGCCGATGCCGCCGTCCTCCAGCGGCTTGCAGAGTCCCGGCATGCCGGACATGTCCTCCGCCACCACGATCGCGCCGGGCTTGATCTCCCGGATGAGCTGGTTGGCGAGCTGGAGGTAGAGGATGGCGTCGCCGTCCGCATCCGCGCCGAAGTAGTCGTCGTAGGTGCTGAACGCCTTGTCGCCGCGGGAGTGGTAGAGCATGGAAGTCACGCCGTCGAAGCGGAAGCCGTCGAAGCGGAACTCCTCCAGCCAGTAGCGGAGGTTGGAGAGCAGGAACTGGCGTACTTCCGGTTTGCCGTAGTCGAAGCACTTGGAGTCCCACAGCGGGTGGTCGCCGCGTTCCCCCGCATGGAAATACTGGTTCCCGGAGCCGTCGAAATCACTCAGCCCCTCCGCGGTGTTCTTCACCGCATGGGAATGCACCACGTCAAGCAGCACCGCCACGCCAAGGCCGTGGGCGGTGTCGATGAGGTATTTGAGGTCCTCCGGGGTGCCGAAGCGGGAGCAGGCGGCGAAGAAGGAGGACACATGGTAGCCGAAGGACCCGTAGTAGGGATGCTCCTGGACCGCCATGACCTGCACCGTGTTGTAGCCCGCTTTCACGATGCGCGGCAGGATGCCGTCCGCGAACTCCCGGTAGGTGTGGACGCGGGCTTCCTCCCCGGCCATGCCCACATGGGTCTCATAGATCAACGGGGTGCCGACCACGGTGGGATCGAAATCATTCCGCCACACGTAGGCCTGGGGTGGATTCCAGATCTGGCCGCTGAAGTCATTGGTGGAGGGGTCCTGGACCGCCCGGCGGATACAGGCGGGGATCCGGTCGCGGCGGCTGCCATCCGCACCGATGACGTGCAGTTTCACCCGCTGCCCGTGCTGGAGCGCGTCGCCCGGCAGGCGGAGTTGCCAGACACCGCCGCTGGACGGGGCGAGCGGGTGGCTTTCCCGGTTCCAGCCGTTGAAGTCTCCTGTCAGGAACACACCTCTCGCCGCTGGGGCCCACTCGCGGACCATCCACTGGTTGGCCGCCGCATTGTGGAGGATGCCGGAAAATTTGTGGCCGGTGGCGTAGGCGGGCAGCGAGCCGGATGTCCGCCGGATGTCCGCCAGCGTCGTCGCGAAGTGGTTCATCCTCCCCTCGATGGCGGCTTGGTGGGGGGTCAGCCAAGGATCGTCACGAACGAGTTTGGGAGCTTCCGACATCGCCGCGCAGCATGCCGGTTCCGGATGGTGGCGGAAAGGGAAATGTACGGGAAATGCGGATCAACCCGGCATCCGGAATGCTGCTTATTAGCTTGGATCGGCGGTGGGGAAGCCTAGTTTGGCGGGCATGTCGGAATTCGGGTTGGATCTGTTCATCGTCGGCGTCTATTTCGCGGTCATCATCGGGATCGGCCTGTACGCGGCCAGGGGGCAGAAAACGATGGAGTCCTACGCGTTGGGAGACCGCTCCATGCCGTGGTGGGCGGTGCTGGCGTCCATCCTCGCGTCGGAGATCTCAGCCGGCACATTCCTCGGCACACCGGGGGAAGGTTTCGCGAAGCGGAACTTCATCTACGCGCAGCTCGTCATCGGCACCATCCTCGCCCGCTTGCTGGTGGCTGCGATTTTCATCAAGCCATTCTACAAGTACAACGTCGTCAGCATCTATGAGTTCCTGGAGATCCGTTTCGGCAGGCTGACCCGGCGGCTGGCGTCCTTCGTTTTCCTGCTGACTCGGTCTCTCGCCAGCGGTTCGCGCATCTTCGTTGCCGCCATCCTGCTGGTGCTGGCATGGGAGGTGGTCCATCCCGAGTTCATGGCCATGCCGAAGGAGGAGCGCTTCGTGCAGGAGATGTTCATCTATGCGGGGGCGGTGGTGCTCATCACCTTCCTGACCGCCATCTACACCACCCTCGGCGGGATCAAGGCCGTGGTGTGGACGGACCTCATCCAGGTGTCCCTGATGTTCGGCGCGGCCTTCTACGTGTTCTTCTGGCTGCTCGGGAAAACGGGTGGCTGGGAGGGGTTCACCTCATCGGTTGCCACGCCGGTGGCGATCGATACGGGCATTCGTGAGGACCACAAATCGATCGGTGAATCCATCTACTTCATCCTGTCCCAGGAATACACCATCTGGGCAGCGTTGCTCGGCTCCATCTTCACGACCCTCGCCACCCACGGCACGGACCAGGACATGGTGCAGCGGATGCTCACCTCGAAGGACGCGAAGAAGGGTCAGCGCGCCGTCATCGTCTCCGGTCTGGTTGACCTGCCGGTGGTGGTGGGTTTCCTCGCCATTGGCATCCTCATCTACCGCTTCTATGAGATGAACCCGGGGCGTGCTCCGGAGGGGGATCCGGGCATCTTCGCCTGGTTCATGGTCCATGATCTCTCACCGGGCCTGCGTGGACTCATCGCGGCCGGCCTCTTCGCCACGGCCATGGGCTCCCTCTCCACCGCGCTCAACGCGCTGGCGACCACCTACACGAAGGACTGGTACGTCGGGGTGTTCCGGCCGGACGCCACGTCCGAGCAGCAGATGAAGGCCGCGAAGAAAGCCACCATCGTGTTCTCCGTCCTGCTCGCGCTGATCGGCATCGGCACCGCCTTCGTGAAGCTGAAGAATCCCGAACTGCGGATCATCCCGATCGTGCTCGGCTCCTTTGGTTACACGTATGGTTCGTTGCTCGGGGTCTTCCTGGTCGGCATGCTGACGAAGAAACGCGGGAACTGCGCCGGCAACCTCATCGCCATGCTTTGCGGGTTCATCGTCGTCGGCCTGCTGACCAACCTGCCGAACGACGTGTGGAAGATGGTCACCGGGAACGAGATGTACAAGAATCCTTCGTGGTTGCCCATGATCTCGTTCACCTGGCGGATCATGGCGGGCACCCTGGTCACCGTGGGAGTGGCGCTTCTTTTCCCCTCCCGCAATCGGTTCGAAGCGTGAAAAATGGGAGGTGCGTTTTGCTCCGGTGGCAAACCGGTGTTCTTGTGAATACGGCGTGCGCCGTAGATCGTTGCAACGGCTTGGAATGTGCGTCCGTGCGAACCACCGTGCGTGGGTGAATGCCTTGTAGAATGGCGGAAATGTCACATGCAGGGTTCTGTCTGTTAGAGATTTACGCACGCTCCGGCGGCTTCGGCGATTCCGATATTTTGGCTTGGTTTAGTATTCGGGAGATCAAGTTTTAAAAAAAATTAGCCGTGGAACGCTTGTGGAATGCCGGACTGCGGCATGTGCCCGCCGGGGGTTTTCTAAAAAAATTTTCCCTGCCCCGGATCGGTCTGCATGATGGTGACCCAGCAGCGCTCGAGGGGCTTCCGAAACGAAGCGTGCGCCGCAAATAAACTCATAAATTTTTCATACCAAAGCATCATGTTGGAAAGGCAGGGAGTGTCGGTCGAAGAGAATGATCTAACAGGATACTCCGAGGAGGGTTCCGCCGGACAGGGCGGTTGGGGGCAGGCTTGTGAACTGCTGCGTTCGATGGTCGGCAACGACGCGTTCCAGCGTTGGTTCCGTGCGACCGAGTGGCAGGGTCTGGAGGATGGCGTGGGACGCGTGGCGGTTCCCGGTGAGATCCACCAGGTGTGGATCGAGACCAACTACATGCCGGAGCTGAACATGGCGCTGAGCCAGGCTTTCGCCGACCTCCGCGATGTGAAGGTGGTGGTGGGCGGCGCCATTCCCGGGGAAGTCCCATCCTCCGAGCCGGAGGCGAAGGGCTACGTCTATCAGTCCCCTGCGAAGACTCCGGAGGAGCGGGGGGAGGCGCTGGAGCGCCGCATCAAGAACGCCGGCCTGAATCCCGCGTTCACGTTCTCCAGCTTCGTGGTGGGCAGCAACAGCCAGTTCGCCCATGCGGCGTGCGAGGCGGTGGCGAAGAAGTCCGGCGTCGGTTACAACCCGCTCTTCATCTATGGTGGTCCGGGTCTGGGCAAAACCCACCTCATGCAGGCGGTCGGCCATGAGTTGCTGAAGCGCAACCCCACCTCCCGCGTCATTTACCTCACCTGCGAGAAGTTCACCAACGAGTTCATCGACGCGGTGCGGAAAGGCGACATCGAGAAATTCCGCCGCCGCTACCGCAGTTCGGACGTCCTGCTCATTGACGATGTCCAGTTCCTGGCGGGCAAGGACCGCTCCCAGGAGGAGTTCTTCCACACATTCAATACCTTGCTGGACGGTCGCAACCAGGTGGTTCTCACCTGTGACCGCCCTGCCTGTGAGATCAAGAGCCTGGAGCCGCGTCTTGTTTCCCGCTTCGAGTGCGGCCTGACCGTGGAGATCCAGCCGCCGCTCATGGAGACGCGGATGGCCATCCTCAAGAAGAAGGTCGCCGACTGGAAGGTGCGCGTGGATGAGACCGTGCTGGGATTCCTGGCCGAGAAGATCCGCACCAACGTCCGCCGCCTGGAGGGCGCGCTGATGCGGGTGGCCACCTACGCCTCCCTGGCCGGTGAATCCGTCGGCGTGGACAAGGTGGAGCACCTCCTGAAGGACCTCCTCCGTGAGGAGGCGGGCCGCCAGGTTACCATCGACTCCATCCAGAAAGCCGTCGCGGAGCACTTCGACGTGCGGGTGGCGGACATGACCAGCCGCCGCCGTCCGGCGAGCATCGCTTTCCCCCGCCAGGTGGCCATGTATCTCAGCCGCAGCATGACGAAGGTGTCCCTCATGGAGATCGGCGAGCAGTTCGGCGGCCGGGACCACGGAACGGTCATCCACGCCTGCAAGAAGGTGGCCGGGCGGATGAAGGAGGAGGGCGAGGTCAGGCAGGTCGTGGACCGGATCGAGGCCCAGCTCCGGCGCTGAGCCGCGGGATTCCCGGAGGTGCGCGAGTACCTCCGGATTTCCAACAGAAGGCTTGCCAAGGAAGGTTGAAAACGGAAACTACGGGCCAACTCGATCCGTAGTTTTCTCTCCATGAAGTTCCGTATTTCCAAGGAAGCGTTCCTCGATGGCCTGCAGAAGGTCCAACACGTCGTGAGCTCGCGCACGACCCTCCCGATCCTCTCCAACGTGCTGCTGGTGGCCAAGGGAGGCCGCCTGCAATTCACCACGACGGACCTGGATGTGGGAATCACCGGTTCCGTGGAAGCGCAGATCGAGAAGGAAGGCGCGACCACGCTGCCTGCCAAGCGCCTCGTGAGCATCGTCCGGGAGCTTCCTTCCAGCGAGGTGGAGGTGTCCGTGGACTCCAAGAACCACGCGGAAATCAAGAGCGGTCCTTCCCGTTTCAAGATCATCGGCCTGGGTGAGGCGGAGTTCCCGCCACTGCCGGACTTCGAGGGTGCGAAAACCTTCAAGATCCCCCAGAAGGATCTCCGCGACGGACTGAAGAAAACTTCCTACGCGATCTCCACGGACGAGACCCGCTACGTGCTCAACGGCATTTTCGCTTCCTTCCGCGAGGGCAAGCTGACCCTGGTGGCCACGGATGGCCGCCGCCTCGCCATGGTCGATACGGATCTCGAGTTCCCGGCCTCCCATGAGACGGACGTCATCATCCCGACCAAGGCGGTGCAGGAACTCCAGCGCCTCCTCGGTGACGAGGGCGACGTGATCGTGAAGCTCAGCGACAACCAGATCTCCTTCCAGGTCGGCGACAACTTCCTCGCCAGCAAGCTCATTGAGGGCAACTACCCGAACTACCGTCAGGTCATTCCGGGCGACAGCAACGAGCGGGTCATCATTTCCCGTGAGGCGCTGCTGGAAACCGTGCGTCGCGTTTCCCTCCTTTCCTCCGACAAGTCGAACTCGGTCAAGATGGTCTTCAGCGAGAACAACATCCAGATCACCGCGAACTCTCCGGACGTCGGTGAGGCGGAGGAGTCCATGGATGTGGCCTACAACGGCCCGCGCATCCAGATCGCCTTCAACCCGGAATTCCTCCAGGCCCCGCTGCGCGCCCTGGACAGCAACGACGTCTATCTGGACCTCATCGATGAGATGAGCCCCGGCGTCCTGCGCATTGAGGGTTCCTTCCTCTACGTGCTGATGCCGATGCGCGTCACCTCCTGAGGCTCCCACTAGCACAAGATTCCAATGGAAGCTCCGCCCTCCGTCGCCGTGGTCCATGTTGATCCCGTCTGGCGGAAGAAGCGGAGCTTCTGGATTTGGAACATCGTCATCAGCTCCATCCTGATGATCTTTTCTCCAGTCGCCGCCATGATGGCGACCATGGTCGGGATGAAAGGAGCCTTCGGGGCTTTGGGAACGAGCGGGGCTGATGTCGGAGCGCTTGGCGACCACATCGGGAACGTGATGGTGGCGACGACAATCGGCCTGGGAATTTCGGCGATCATGTTCATCTGGATGGTGGTCGCTATCATCCGGCTGTGTGTGTTGCCCGCGCCCGTGGAGGCGACGCCGTGAAGCGCGTCGCCCTGTTTTTCGGATGCTGGCTGGCCTTGATGGCGGCAGCGTCCGCCCATGTCGTCACCCAGCTCTACGCGGAGTCGAAAGGGACGCCGGAGGCATGGTCGATGGAAGTGCTTTTCGAAGCGGGCTTCGCCGTGCCTGCCGTCCGTGAGGACCCCGTGGCGGCCGCACCGGACCGCCAATGGCTGCTTGCCCAAGGGCAGGAAGGCTGGGCTGTCCTCCGCACGGAGGCGGAGCGGTACCTGCGCGAGTGCCTGGCTGTGGAGTCCGCCGGACAAGTGGTGCAGTGGAAGGCGACGTTCATCGACTTTGATTCGGACCCTCCTGCATTTCCCGTCCTGCTTACCAACGGCGCCTACCTGCGGATCAAGGTCGATCCCGTGAATCCCGTTGCGGAGCCTGTTACCCTGAAATGGGCGGCGGGGGAGGGGCGTCCAACCTTCATCCTGAAAACCGCAGGTTCGGATGGCGGATATCTCACTTTGGAGCCCGGAGGGAGCGGAGCGGTCGGGGGTGATGTCGTAGAAGAATCACAGGCCCGCGGTGCCCTGCTGACTTCATTCCGGCAGGGCTTCCTCCATGTCGTCCCGGAAGGCTGGGACCACGTGCTTTTCGTGCTCGGCCTGTTCTTCTATCGCAGGAAATGGCGGCCGCTACTTTCCCAGTCGCTGGCGTTCACCGCCGCGCATACGGTCACACTCGGACTGGCGGCGGGTGGGATCGTCAAGGTGTCGGGAAACTGGGTGGAGCCGGTCATCGCCCTGAGCCTGGTGGCGGTGGCACTGGAGAACCTCCGCGCATCAAAGGAAGCGGATGGCCGGGTGAGGCTGGCCGTCATCTTCGGTTTCGGACTGATCCACGGCCTCGGCTTCGCCGGTGCGCTCTCCGTCTGGCTCAAGCCCGGGGATGGTTTCCTGCCATCGCTGTTGATGGCGAATCTCGGAGTTGAGACCGCGCAGGCGGCGTTGCTGGCAGGAGCCTGGATTCTCACCATCGGCTGGAACTCCACGCCCGCCTACCGCTGGGTGCGGCTGGCAGCTTGCCTCGGCATCGCGGGCATTGGCTCGTGGTGGGCGTTCGAGCGGATCTTTCTCTGATCACCCCTGGAGCGCCCGCAGCGATCCGCGGATGAGGATTTCCGTCGTCGCCGCAGGATCGGTATCCAGCACCTTCTTCACCGCCTTCCGCGCGTCCACCTGCTTGTAGCCGAGCGCGATGAGCGCCAACTCCGCATCCGCCGCGGCGGCGCTGACAGAGCCGGAAGCGGCATCCGTCCAGGTATCGACGACGCCCACCTTGTCCTTGAGCTCCAGGACGATCCGTTCCGCGGTTTTTTTCCCCACTCCCTTCAGCTTGGAAAGGGCGGCGGTATCCCCCGCCACCACCGCCTGCTTGAACCGGTTCGGCTCCATGCCGCTGAGCACCGCGACCGCCATCGTCGGACCCACGCCGCTCACGCGGTCGATGAGCAGCAGGAAAATATCCCGCTCCTCCTC comes from the Luteolibacter sp. SL250 genome and includes:
- the dnaN gene encoding DNA polymerase III subunit beta — its product is MKFRISKEAFLDGLQKVQHVVSSRTTLPILSNVLLVAKGGRLQFTTTDLDVGITGSVEAQIEKEGATTLPAKRLVSIVRELPSSEVEVSVDSKNHAEIKSGPSRFKIIGLGEAEFPPLPDFEGAKTFKIPQKDLRDGLKKTSYAISTDETRYVLNGIFASFREGKLTLVATDGRRLAMVDTDLEFPASHETDVIIPTKAVQELQRLLGDEGDVIVKLSDNQISFQVGDNFLASKLIEGNYPNYRQVIPGDSNERVIISREALLETVRRVSLLSSDKSNSVKMVFSENNIQITANSPDVGEAEESMDVAYNGPRIQIAFNPEFLQAPLRALDSNDVYLDLIDEMSPGVLRIEGSFLYVLMPMRVTS
- a CDS encoding MotA/TolQ/ExbB proton channel family protein gives rise to the protein MEAPPSVAVVHVDPVWRKKRSFWIWNIVISSILMIFSPVAAMMATMVGMKGAFGALGTSGADVGALGDHIGNVMVATTIGLGISAIMFIWMVVAIIRLCVLPAPVEATP
- a CDS encoding HupE/UreJ family protein — its product is MKRVALFFGCWLALMAAASAHVVTQLYAESKGTPEAWSMEVLFEAGFAVPAVREDPVAAAPDRQWLLAQGQEGWAVLRTEAERYLRECLAVESAGQVVQWKATFIDFDSDPPAFPVLLTNGAYLRIKVDPVNPVAEPVTLKWAAGEGRPTFILKTAGSDGGYLTLEPGGSGAVGGDVVEESQARGALLTSFRQGFLHVVPEGWDHVLFVLGLFFYRRKWRPLLSQSLAFTAAHTVTLGLAAGGIVKVSGNWVEPVIALSLVAVALENLRASKEADGRVRLAVIFGFGLIHGLGFAGALSVWLKPGDGFLPSLLMANLGVETAQAALLAGAWILTIGWNSTPAYRWVRLAACLGIAGIGSWWAFERIFL
- the ruvA gene encoding Holliday junction branch migration protein RuvA gives rise to the protein MIARLRGTVLEAYPNRLVVDAGGVGYEVFVPLSTFDRLHASEGTRVDLRTHLHFSQLGQKLFGFATEEERDIFLLLIDRVSGVGPTMAVAVLSGMEPNRFKQAVVAGDTAALSKLKGVGKKTAERIVLELKDKVGVVDTWTDAASGSVSAAAADAELALIALGYKQVDARKAVKKVLDTDPAATTEILIRGSLRALQG